TCATGGCGGTGGGTCCCCTGGCGGCCTGGGCTGCGTTTGTCGGGCTGCGTTAAAAAGTTTGGTTGCCTAACATTTCACCTGCTGGCAAGTGAGGGCGCGAAGCCTTGCCACGCGTCCCCGCGATGGCAAGGCTGATCCATCCTGAAGATCAAGGCCGAGCACACCGATGACCGAAATCCAGCCCACCGCGGCAGACCTTTCCAGCGAAATCGCCCGCGTTTTCGCCCTGCAGCAAGCCAACCAGTGGAAGGTCAAGGCCACCACCGCCGAACAGCGCATGGCCAAGCTGGCAAAGCTGAAGGCGGCAGTCGAATCGCACACCGATGCGATCATCACCGCCGTGCTGGAAGATACGCGCAAGCCGCTGGGCGAAATCCGCGTCACCGAAGTGCTCAACGTCACCGGCAATATCCAGCGCAATATCGACAATCTCGATGCATGGATGACGCCGACCGACGTCACGCCTTCGATGAATCCTGCCGACAAGGCGAAGATCGTCTATGAAGCGCGCGGCGTCTGCCTGATCCTTGGGCCGTGGAACTTCCCGCTGGGCCTTGCGCTCGGCCCGGTCGCGGCGGCGGTGGCGGCGGGCAACTGCTGCATCGTCAAGCTCACCGACTTGTGCCCCGCCACGGCCAGGGTGGCGGCCAGCATCATCGCCGAAGCCTTCGACGAAAGCGAAGTCGCGCTGTTCGAAGGCGATGTCAGCGTGGCCAGCGCGCTGCTGGAACTTCCGTTCAATCACATCTTCTTCACCGGCAGCACCCGCGTCGGCAAGATCGTCATGGCTGCGGCCGCAAAGCATCTTGCCAGCGTCACGCTGGAACTGGGCGGCAAATCGCCGGTCATTGTCGATGAAAGCGCAGATATCGCCAAAGTTGCGGCACAGCTTGCCAATGCCAAGCAGTTCAACGGCGGACAGGCCTGCATCAGCCCCGATTACGTGTTTGTGCGCGAAGAGCAGAAGGCCGCTTTGATCGAAGGTTTTCGGGCGAATGTTGCCGCCAATCTTTACGACAACGGCGCGATCAGGAAGGATTCCATCGCCCAGATCGTCAATCCTGCAAACTTTGCCCGCGTGAAAGCGCTGTTCGACGATGCGGTGGAAAAAGGCGCGACCGTTGCGGTGGGCGGCATTCTGGAAGCGGACGACCTGACGATCCATCCGACGATGCTGACCGACGTTACCCCGCAGATGAAGATTCTGCAGGAGGAAATCTTCGCGCCCGTAATCCCGGTGATGACGTACGAAACGCTCGATCAGGCGATTGGCTATGTCCAGGCGCGCGACAAGCCGCTGGCACTCTATGTCTACAGCCAGGATGAAGCCAGTGTGGCGCGGGTGCTGAACGAGACGTCTTCGGGCGGCGTCACCGTCAATGGCGTGTTCTCGCACTACCTGGAAAACAATCTGCCGTTCGGCGGGGTCAATCATTCCGGCACCGGCAGCTACCACGGCTACTTCGGCTTCAAGACTTTCAGCCACGAACGCGCGGTTTACATGCATCAGTGATGGACTGACCGCGCTTCAAGCAGGCGTTTCGGTCAGCTCGGCAATTTCGAAGGCAAAGCTCTTCCAGCCGCGCGTTCGCGCTGCCTCCGCGGCGGGCGCGCGTTTGCGACGGGCTTCCGCAAGCGACCGGGTGTGGCCCCAGAAGACTTCGGTCTTGCCGTTGTGAAGTTCTGCCACGATCCGCCAGTAATGCGTGAAGCTGTCGGTCGTCGGCCCGATGGTCTTCACGTAGCCATCGGGCATCGTTGCCGTAAGGTAGCGGCGTTTCCTGGTCATGGGTGCAGTCCATCGCGCATGTCCGATGGCAGCGCAATGCCGTGGGGCACGGGAACCTTGCCACCCGCAGGAGGTTGATCGGCCGATGACACAGCCCCAATGGCTTTCCCTTGCCACCCTCGCCGGGATGATGGCGCTGTTCGTGTGGGGGCGCTTCCGATATGATGTGACTGCGGTGATCGCCCTGCTGGCGGCGCTTGCGATAGGCGTCGTCAGCCCCAAGGACGCATTCTCCGGGTTTTCGGACGATATCGTGATCATCGTCGGTTCGGCTCTGGTCATGTCTGCCGCCGTTCAGCGATCGGGCCTGATAGATGGCTTGCTGATGCGGATCGCCTCGCGCGTGAGGAGCACGACGGGGCAATTGATGCTTCTTACGGCCACGGTCGGTTTCGCCTCGGCGTTGATCAAGAATGTGGGCGCGCTGGCAATGCTGATGCCGTCTGCGGTGCAAATGGCGAAGAAGGACGGCCGATCGGCGTCGGTGTTCCTTATGCCGATGGCCTTTGCGTCCTTGCTGGGCGGGTTGATGACGCTGATCGGCACATCGCCCAACATCATCGTCAGCCGCGTGCGCGAGGAGATGACAGGCGAGCCTTTCCGCATGTTCGATTATCTGCCGACGGGTCTTGTGCTGTTGCTGGCAGGACTGGTATTCCTTGCGGTGGGCTGGCGATTGCTGCCGCGTGACCGCCAGGCGTCACCCGGCATTGGCGAGGCGATCGATATTTCGGCCTACGCCATCGAAGCGACCGTTGGTGAGGGATCGCCCGCAATCGGGCAGACCGTGGCCGACTTTACGGCCCGGCATGAAGAAGAAGTCCAGGTCACCGGCCTGCTGCGCGGGGAAATACACGGCAGCCCCGATCCTGCACTGCATATCGCCCAAGCAGATGTCCTTATTCTCACCGGCGATCCCGATGCGCTGGAACGGGTGATCGCGACAGACCGGCTTGCGCTGGCCGGCGAAGGCAAGGAGGGCAGCGGAGGCCCGCCCGACAATATCGGCGTGATCGAGGCCGTGGTCGCCAGCGATTCCGGCCTGATCGGGCGGACCGCCGGACGCCTGCTGATGCGGGAGCGGCTGGGCATCAACCTGATCGCCGTATCGCGCGCGGGCGAAACGATCACCGCGAAGCCCGGCCAGATGGTCTTGCGCGCGGGTGACGTGATCGTCCTGCAAGGGCCGCTGGATGTGCTGCCCATGCGGCTGCGGCAGTTGGGCGCCTTGCCGCTGGCCGAGCGCGCGATGCGGCTGGGATCCGCCCGCAAGCGCTGGCTGCCGATCATGATTCTGGCCGTGGCGATGCTGGCGGCCGGAAGCGGCACGGTGCCTGCCGCAGTTGCGTTCTTTGCCGCGGCCGCTGTCGCCGTGATCAGCGGCGCGTTGCCGGTGAATGAAGCCTATGAGG
This genomic interval from Novosphingobium sp. CECT 9465 contains the following:
- a CDS encoding aldehyde dehydrogenase family protein, producing the protein MTEIQPTAADLSSEIARVFALQQANQWKVKATTAEQRMAKLAKLKAAVESHTDAIITAVLEDTRKPLGEIRVTEVLNVTGNIQRNIDNLDAWMTPTDVTPSMNPADKAKIVYEARGVCLILGPWNFPLGLALGPVAAAVAAGNCCIVKLTDLCPATARVAASIIAEAFDESEVALFEGDVSVASALLELPFNHIFFTGSTRVGKIVMAAAAKHLASVTLELGGKSPVIVDESADIAKVAAQLANAKQFNGGQACISPDYVFVREEQKAALIEGFRANVAANLYDNGAIRKDSIAQIVNPANFARVKALFDDAVEKGATVAVGGILEADDLTIHPTMLTDVTPQMKILQEEIFAPVIPVMTYETLDQAIGYVQARDKPLALYVYSQDEASVARVLNETSSGGVTVNGVFSHYLENNLPFGGVNHSGTGSYHGYFGFKTFSHERAVYMHQ
- a CDS encoding SLC13 family permease, which encodes MTQPQWLSLATLAGMMALFVWGRFRYDVTAVIALLAALAIGVVSPKDAFSGFSDDIVIIVGSALVMSAAVQRSGLIDGLLMRIASRVRSTTGQLMLLTATVGFASALIKNVGALAMLMPSAVQMAKKDGRSASVFLMPMAFASLLGGLMTLIGTSPNIIVSRVREEMTGEPFRMFDYLPTGLVLLLAGLVFLAVGWRLLPRDRQASPGIGEAIDISAYAIEATVGEGSPAIGQTVADFTARHEEEVQVTGLLRGEIHGSPDPALHIAQADVLILTGDPDALERVIATDRLALAGEGKEGSGGPPDNIGVIEAVVASDSGLIGRTAGRLLMRERLGINLIAVSRAGETITAKPGQMVLRAGDVIVLQGPLDVLPMRLRQLGALPLAERAMRLGSARKRWLPIMILAVAMLAAGSGTVPAAVAFFAAAAVAVISGALPVNEAYEAVEWPILIMLAALIPVSASLQTTGASDVIAEGLAAFAVQLPPWGAVALILVSAMAVTPFLNNAATVLVMAPIAGVFATELGYRPEPFLIATAIGAGCDFLTPIGHQCNTLVLGPGGYRFGDYARLGAPLSVLVAVLGTPLILWFWPL